DNA sequence from the Zavarzinia compransoris genome:
TCACCGTGATCGACTTCACGCCATCCTGGAGGATTTCGCGGATCGCCTTGCGGGTCAGGTTCGCCACCTCGCGTTCGAGCGAGCGCACGCCCGCCTCGCGCGTGTAGTAACGCACCAAGTCGCGGATGGCCTCGTCCGCGATCGCCCATTCGCCGTCCTTCAGGCCGTGCTCCTTCACCTGCTTGGGGATCAGGTGGCGCTTGGCGATCTCGATCTTCTCATCTTCCGTATAGCCGGCGATGCGGATGATCTCCATGCGGTCCAGCAGCGGCTGGGGCATGCGCAGCGAATTGGCCGTCGTCACGAACATGACGTCCGACAGGTCGTAGTCCACTTCGAGATAGTGGTCGGCGAAGCTCTGGTTCTGTTCCGGATCGAGCACTTCGAGCAGGGCCGACGACGGGTCGCCCCGGAAGTCCTGGCCGAGCTTGTCGATCTCGTCGAGCAGGAACAGCGGGTTGTTCGCCTTGGCCTTCTTCATCGCCTGGATGACCTTGCCGGGCATCGAGCCGATATAGGTCCGGCGATGGCCGCGGATCTCGGCCTCGTCGCGCACGCCGCCCAGCGACATGCGGATGAATTCGCGCCCCGTCGCCCTGGCGATCGACTTGCCGAGCGAGGTCTTGCCGACGCCGGGCGGGCCGACGAGGCACAGGATCGGCCCCTTCACCTTGGTCGCGCGCTGCTGCACGGCCAGATATTCGAGGATGCGTTCCTTGACCTTCTCCAGGCCGAAGTGATCCGTGTCGAGAACCTTCTGGGCCTCGCGGATATCCTTCTTCACCTTGGACTTCTTGCCCCACGGGATAGACAGCAGCCAGTCGAGATAGTTGCGCACCACCGTCGCCTCGGCCGACATCGGGCTCATGGAGCGCAGCTTCTTGATCTCGGCCTGGGCCTTTTCGCGGGCTTCCTTCGAGAGCTTGGTCTTCTTCACCCGCTCTTCGATCTCGGCGACCTCGTCGCGGCCCTCCTCGCCCTCGCCCAATTCCTTCTGGATCGCCTTGAGCTGTTCGTTGAGGTAGTACTCCCGCTGGGTCTTCTCCATCTGGCGCTTCACGCGGCTGCGGATCTTCTTCTCGACCTGCAGCACGCCGATCTCGCCTTCCATCAGGCCGTAGACCTTCTCCAGCCGTTCCGAGACCTTGACGATCTCGAGCACGTCCTGCTTGTCGGCAACCTTGGTCGCGAGATGGGAGGCGACGGTATCCGCCAGCTTCGACGGGTCGTCGATCTGGTTCACCGAGACCAGGACCTCGGGCGGGACCTTCTTGTTCAGCTTCACATATTGCTCGAACTGGGAGACGACCGAGCGGGCGAGCGCGTCGATCTCGCGCTTGTCGCTGTCCTCGTCCGGCACGGTGACCGCGCGGGCCTTGAAGAAGGCGTCGTTCTCGACGAAGTCGACGATGCGCGCCCGCGCCCCGCCTTCGACCAGCACCTTCACGGTACCGTCGGGCAGCTTCAGCAGTTGCAGGACGGAGGCGATGGTGCCGACGTCATAGACGTCCTTCTCGGTCGGATTGTCCTGGGCGGCGTTGCGCTGGGCGACGAGCAGGATCTGCTTGTCGTCCTTCATCACCTCTTCCAGGGCCTTGACCGACTTTTCGCGCCCGACGAACAGCGGCACGATCATATGGGGGAAAACGACGATGTCCCGCAGCGGCAACACCGCATAGCTCTGGGCCGGGCCTTGGTCGATACTCTTGCTCATGGGCTGTCTTTCGTCATGGGCCGACCACGCCGGCCCGCAAAGGCACCGGCCCGGTCGCCCGCAGGGGGGACAGGCTTCTCACCGCAACGCGTGTGACCGTATCGCGACTTGAATTATTAACGAGATGTGGCTGGCGGCGCCCCGCTTCAAGGGGGGCGCCGTTGCGCTTGACGTATGCCCCGCCGTCAGGCACCGCTGGCCTTGTCCTCACGCCGCGCGGCGTGGGAATAGAGCGGCTTGGCCCGCCCTTCGACCACTTCGGCATTGATCACCACCTCGTCGACATCGGCAAGGCCGGGCAGGTCGAACATGGTGTCGAGCAGGATGCTCTCCATGATCGAGCGCAGGCCCCGGGCGCCGGTCTTGCGGGCGATCGCCTTGCGGGCGACGGCCTTCAGCGCATCCTCGGCGAAGGTCAGCTTGGTGTCCTCCATCTCGAACAGGCGCTGGTACTGCTTCAGCAGCGCATTCTTCGGCGCCGACAGGATCTCGACCAGCGCTTCCTCGGAAAGGTCGTTCAGGGTCGCGATCACCGGCAGGCGACCGACGAATTCGGGGATCAGGCCGAATTTCAGCAGGTCTTCCGGCTCGATATCGCGGAGGATCTCGCCCGTGCCGCGATCGTCCGGCCCCTTGACCTCGGCGCCGAAGCCGATCGACTTGCCCTGGCGCCGCCCGGCGATGATCTTCTCGAGGCCGGCGAAGGCGCCGCCGCAGATGAACAGGATGTTGGTCGTATCCACCTGCAGGAATTCCTGCTGCGGATGCTTGCGGCCGCCCTGGGGCGGAACGCTGGCGACCGTGCCTTCCATGATCTTCAGCAAGGCCTGCTGCACGCCCTCGCCCGAGACGTCGCGGGTGATCGACGGGTTGTCGGACTTGCGGCTGATCTTGTCCACTTCGTCGATATAGACGATGCCGCGCTGCGCCCGCTCGACATTGTAGTCGGCGGCCTGGAGCAGCTTCAGGATGATGTTTTCCACGTCCTCGCCGACATAGCCGGCTTCGGTCAGCGTGGTCGCATCCGCCATCGTGAAGGGCACGTCCAGGATGCGGGCCAGGGTCTGGGCCAGCAGCGTCTTGCCGCAGCCGGTCGGCCCGATCAGCAGGATGTTCGACTTCGCCAGTTCGACGTCGTTGTTCTTCGCCGCGTGGCTGAGACGCTTGTAGTGGTTGTGGACGGCGACGGACAGCACCCGCTTGGCGTGATACTGGCCGATCACATAGTCGTCCAGCACGCGGCAGATATCCTGCGGCGTCGGGACCCCGTCCCTGGTCTTCACGAGGGCGGACTTGTGCTCCTCGCGAATGATGTCCATGCACAGCTCGACGCATTCATCGCAGATGAAAACGGTCGGGCCGGCAATGAGCTTGCGCACCTCGTGCTGGCTCTTCCCGCAGAAAGAGCAGTACAGGGTGTTCTTGGAGTCGCTGCCGCTGAGCTTGGTCATCTTCACTCCATCCCAATCCCCGCCCCCCGATCGTAGAAGCCTTTTTGTGCATTGCACAAGAGACTTTCTCTAAACGGGCGGCGGGCGCCGAGAAGCGCCTATGTTCTGGCGCGGCGACCGCCCTGCCCGTCGGGGCACGAGTCAGGCACCGCTCCGGTGCCCACCATGCTGCGATACGAGCATGGCTCCCGGTTGCCTATCAAGTCATGTTTAGCCGTGAAGGGCTTGCTTCAAGGTAAACAATCGCACCGCAGCGGGGCGAATCCCGATCCGGGACCGCCCCGCCGATCGCCGGTCAGGCCGCGGCCTTGTCCGCCTCCGGATCCGGCCGGGCGCTGAACACCTGGTCGATCAGGCCGAAATCCTTGGCCTGATCGGCCGTCATGAAGTTGTCGCGCTCCAGCGCCGCCTCGATCTTCTCGAAGGGCTGGCCCGTGTGCTGGACATAGATTTCGTTCAGCCGCTTCCTGAGCGCCAGGATCTCGCGGGCCTGGATCTCGATGTCCGTCGCCTGGCCCTGGGCACCGCCCGAGGGCTGGTGCACCATGATGCGCGAATTCGGCAGGGCGATGCGCTGGCCCGCCGCGCCGGCGGCGAGCAGGAGCGAGCCCATCGAACAGGCCTGGCCGAAGCAGACGGTCGAAACCTTCGGCTTGATGTACTGCATCGTGTCGTAGATGCCGAGGCCCGAGGTGACGACGCCGCCCGGCGAATTGATATAGAGGGCGATGTCCTTCTTCGGGTTTTCGGCTTCGAGGAACAGCAGCTGGGCGGTGATCAGCGACGAGACCGCGTCGTTGACCGGGCCGACCAGGAAAATGATTCTCTCCTTCAGCAGGCGGGAATAGATGTCGAAGGCCCGCTCGCCCCTTGCCGTCTGCTCGACCACCATGGGCACCAGGGTGTTCATGGTGAACTCGTACGGATCCTTCATCATCACGTCGTCTCCTGCCCCCTGCCCGTCATCCGAATCTGGACGGCAGGGCTATGCTCAACGGTTAGCATCTGTCGATGCATCGTGGCAATTTCAAGAAAGCGGATGAAGATTTGCTATTCGCGCCCCGCCGCCCGCCAGCCGAGCACGCACAACCCCAGCATGACCGCATTGCCGAGGGCGTCCAGCAGGCCGATCCAGGTCAGCATGGGCTCGACCACGAAGAACCAGTAGTTGAAGACGAAAAACGGCAGCAGGGCGATGCCATAGGCGAGAAAAGTGGCGCGGGTGAAGCGCGAGAAGGCGGCGAACAGGCCGGACAGCAGCGCCTGGGCGCCGAAGCACCCGACCAGAATGGGCACGACCGGATCGTCGCCCCGGTAGGCCGGCGTCACGGTCAGGTCCAGCACCGACTGCGGCGCGACCAGGCACCAGCCCCCGAGCACGAAGAAGACGGACGCCAGCAGGAATTGGATCTTGCGGACCGACATGGCTCCCCCTTCACGTGAAAAGCCCCGGATCAGGCCGATCCGGGGCTTGTCGATGCGATTGCGGCCGGGCTCAGGCGGCGGCTTCGGTTTCCTCGTCCGGATCCTTCTGAAGCTCGTCCAGGGAAACCTCGCGCTCGGTGGTCTGCGCCTGTTCGAGCAGGAGGTCGACGACCTTGTCCTCGTAGATCGGGGCGCGCAGCTGGGCCTGGGCCTGTTCGTTGCTGCGGAAGAACTCGATCACCTGGCGTTCCTGGCCGGGCCAGCGGCGGGCCTCTTCCATGATCGCGCGGTTCACTTCCTCGGCCTTGACCTGGACATTGGCGCGGCGGCCCACTTCGGCCAGCAGCAGGCCGAGACGGACGCGGCGGATCGCGATCTCGCGGAATTCGGCCTTCTTCTCGTCGGTCAGCTCCTCGCCTTCCGGCGTCTCGCTGAGCTGGCGGGCGATCTGCTGGATCTCGATCTCGACCAGGCTGTCCGGCACCGGGAAATCATGGCGCGCGGCCAGCGCGTCCAGCAGGTCGCGCTTCAGGCGCTGGCGGGTCAGCTGGCCGTGCTGGCGCTCGATCTGCTCGCGCAGCGCCGCCTTCAGGGCTTCGAGGTCGTCGAGGCCGAAGCCCTTGGCGAATTCGTCGTCGATGACGATCTCGGCCGAGACCTTGACTTCCTTGACCTCGACGTCGAACACGGCATCCTTGCCGGCCAGTTCCTTGGCGCCGTAATCCGCCGGGAAGGTGACGTTCACCTTCACGATGTCGCCGGCCTTGGAGCCGACCAGCTGGTCCTCGAAGCCGGGGATGAAGCGGCCCGAGCCGATTTCGAGGTCGACGCCGTCGGCCGAACCGCCCTCGAACACGTCACCGTCGACGCGGCCGACGAAATTGATGGTCAGGGCATCGCCGGCCTTGGCGACGCGGCCTTCCTCGGCGACGAAATTCTTCCGGTTGTCGGCAAAGCCCTTCAGCATGGTGTCGACTTCCTCGTCCGAGACGGGGGCGACCAGCTTTTCGAGGGCGATGTCCTTGACGTCGGCGGGTTCGATCTCGGGCAGGACTTCGAGCGAGAGCTTGAATTCCAGGTCTTCGCCCTTGCCGGCCTTGGTCACGTCCACCTTCGGCTCGGTCGCCGGGCGGAGGTTCTTCTCGGTCAGGGTCGACTGGATCGACTCGTTCACCTTCTGCTGCAGCACTTCGCCGAGCACGGCATCGCCATGGGTCTTGGCGACGAGGCTCACCGGCACCTTGCCGGGACGGAAGCCCGGCATCCGGATCTTGGTCGAGAGGTCCTTGATCTTGACCTGGACTTCGGCGTCGATGGCGGCCGCACCGATGCTGATCAGGAATTCGCGCTTCAGGCCGTCGGCGGCGGTCTCGGTTACGTTCATCGCTCTTTCTTCCGGGATCTCTCTGGTGCGGGCGGAGGGACTTGAACCCCCACGACTTGCGCCACCAGAACCTAAATCTGGCGTGTCTACCAATTCCACCACGCCCGCATGGATGAATGCCGCGCCAGCATGACCCGGCGCGGCCTGTGATGGATGCGGGATTTAGCCCGCCTGCCCCATGCCAAGCAAGTGATTTTCGGTGTGTTGCAGCGCCAAAGGCAGCCGCTCCACCAGATCATCCGCGATCATGCCCCGCCCTGCCCCCTGCGCCGCGAGGCCGTGCAGCCAGACGCCGGCCGCCGCCGCCTCGAAGGCCGGCATGCGCTGGGCCATCAGGCCGGCGACGATGCCGGCCAGCACGTCGCCCGAACCGGCGGTCGCCAGGGTGGGCGGGGCATTGCCGTTGATCGCCACCCGCCCGTCCGGGGCGGCGATGCAACTGTCCGCGCCCTTCAGCACGACGACCGCGCCGCTGTCCCGCGCCGCCGCCGCCGCCCGGGCTGCGCGCGACGGCAGGTCGGCCAGGGCCGGAAAGACGCGGGCGAATTCGCCGTCATGGGGGGTGAGCACCAGGGGGCCGCGGCGCGCCGCGAAGATCTCCCCCGCCCGGCCCTTCATCACCGTCAGGGCATCGGCATCGAGCACGGCCGCAGCGCCCGAGGAGACCGCGGCCAGGGCCGCCGCGAAGGTCGCCTCGTCCAGCCCCGCCGCGGGCCCGACCACCACCGCATTGCGGCGCCCGTCTTCGAGAAAGCGGGCGAAATCGGCCGGGCCTTCGAGGGCGGCGACCATGCAGGCGGTCTGATGGGCGGCGACGACCAGGGCCGCCTCGGGCCCGGCGACGGTGGTGACGAGGCCGCTGCCGCAGCGCAGCGCCGCCCGCGCCGCCAGCCGCGCGGCGCCGGTGTTCAGCGGTCCGCCCGCCAGGACCACCGTATGGCCGCGGTCGTATTTATGGCCGTCGGTCCGCAGCAGGGGAAACGCCCCGCCCCAGAGATCCGGCCCGTTCAGGGCGTGGCGCGGCCCGATCGCGTCCAAGCACCCCGCGTCGATGCCGATATCGGCGACGACGAGGCGGCCGCAGCGCGCCCGCCCGGGATAGAGCCAATGGCCCGGCTTCGCCCGGAAGAAGGTCACGGTCAGGTCGGCGGTGAAGGCGATGCCGAGTTCGGCCCCGGTCTCGCCGCTGATGCCGCTGGGCAGGTCGACGGCGACCACCGCCTGCCCGGGCCGGACGGCCCGGATCATCCCGACGACCGCACCGTCGATGGCCCGGGCGAGGCCGGCGCCGAAGACCGCGTCGACGATCAGGCCCGCGCCGTCGAGAACCTCCGGGGTGAAGGCCTGGACCGGCCCCGTCCAGCGCCGGGCCATGGCCGCGGCATCGCCCGTCAATCGCTCCGCCGGCGCCAGGCTGGCCAGGCGGACGTCGAAGCCGGCGTCGCGCAGCAGGCGGGCCACCACCCAGCCGTCGCCGCCGTTGTTGCCCGGCCCGCATAGCACGGCGACCGTCTGCGGCCGATAGCGGGCGACGATGGCATGAAAGACGGCACGGCCGGCATTCTCCATCAGCACGGTGCCGGGGGTGCCGGCGGCGATGGTCAGGCGGTCCGCCTCGGCCATTTCGGCCGGGGTCAGCAGGGCGGCGCTCATCCGATCACCGTGCGGGCCTGGGCGCCCGTTTCCACCAGCCGCAGGTGCCCGCCGTCCAGCGCGAAGCGGTTGATGGAACAATGGTCGGGCATGGTCGGCGTCACCAGATCGCTGTCGGTGACAAGGCCGATCAGGGCATTGATGACCACGAAATGGGTGACGAAGACGCCGGGCGCCGTCACCGCCGCGAAATAGTCGTGAAGGCCGCGGCGCCAGGCCCGCAGGTGGTTCGGCTGGTCCGACCAGCGGCCCTGGAGGAAGGGGCGCAGCCAGGCGCCGCGCTCGGCCAGCGACAGGCCTCGGGTCGGCACTTCGGCGATCCGGGGCTCGACCTCGGCGGCGATGCCCCAGGCGGCTTCGAGCGCCGCCGCGGTCAGGCGGGCGCGGCGCAAGGGGCTGACGACCAGGCGGCGCCCGTCGCTGGGGCCGATCAGCCCGGCCATGGCGCGGGCCTGCTCCTCGCCCACGGGATCGAGGCCGGGATCGGCATCGGCACCGAAGCCGGCGTTCTGCCGGCCGTGCCGGACCAGGGTGATGGCGATGGCGGACACGTCTATCCCCCTTTCGCCCCGCTCTCGGGGACACCATAGGCGAGACACAGGTCATCCCAGGACGCAAGGTCGACGATGGCGACGAGGCCGATCGAGCCCCGCCCGCGCCGGTTTGCGGTGTCGCGGTCGACGCGCATCTGGGCGATGACATGGGCGGCGCAGGCCTTCCGCCCCTCCGCCTCGGAAAAGCGGGCGGCACCCGGCAGGCGCCGGGCCTTGCCGTCGCGCCCGACCACCAGGGTCTCGAAGGTCCATTCCGCGCCCTGCGCCACCACCTTGCGCAGCGGCGGCGAATAGAACACCAGGGGAAAAGCCAGGGAAGCGCCGCTCATGGCTCAGAAAATGTTGAGACGGCGGAGGCCGAAGAAGGCGGCAAGGCCGACCACCGCCATGCCCAGCATGGTCCACCAGAAGGCATGGACATTCACGAGGCCGGGCAGGCCAGCGACATTCATCCCGAAAATGCCGGTGACCAGGGTCATCGGCAGGAACACCGCGGTCAGCACCGAGAGAATCAGCAGGTTGCGGTTGGCGAGTTCGGCCTGCTGGGCGGCCATTTCTTCGTAAAGCAGCTTGGCCCGTTCCTGGGCCGAGACGAGATCGTCGACCACCGCCCCCAATTGCTCGATCGCCTCGCGGAGATCGACGCCGTCCTCCTCGCTGAAGAAGACCGGCGGCCGGGCGCAGACCTGGAACACCGCCCTGCGCTTCAGGGCGAGGTGGCGGTGCAGGCGGACGGCGAAGCGGCGCACCGCGCCCAGGTCTTCCCGGGCGCTGGAGCGCCGCCCTTCGAGCAGGCGGTCCTCGATCTCGTCGAGGGAGACGATGAGTTCGACCACGGCCATTTCGACCGTCTCGGCCAGATTGGCCAGCATGGTCGCGATCAGGTCGGCGGGCCCGCGCAGCCGGTGGCCGTCGTAGAGGGCGCGGCGCAGCTTGTCCATGGTCCGCGATGGATGGCGGCGGGCACTGACCACGAGACGCCCGGAGCCGAAGATCCTGACCGTCGAAATCTCGGTCAGGTCCGGATCTATGTCATAGAGCATGTCGGTGAAGACGCCGAAGATCGTGCCCTGGTACTGCTCCAGCCGGGTGCGGACGTCGCTGGCGCCCAATTCGTGGCGCAGGTCTTCGGGAATCGTCGGCGCGAGCGCGATCCATTCCCGCGCCCGGCGCACGGACAGGTCGAGATGCAGCCAGACGAAGCCCGCCTCGTCCGCCATGGCGTGGTCGACCGCGTCCCAGCCGACCAGCCGGCGGCCCAGGCCGTCGACGATATGAAATGCGAAGACGATACCGTCCCGCCGTTCCGGCAGTTCGACCAGGGGATTGCGGGCAAGCTCGACCATCGCACGAAACCCTCCGGGAAACGGCGCCTCACCGACCTCGGCCGTCCCGCCCTGCCCCAGTCTCACAATCGTCGACGGCGGTCAACTGCCCGCAGGCCCGCATTTGTGCAAAAGCGAAGGGAAACCGGCCCGGAAACGCGAAGGCCATCCGCAAGGGATGGCCTTCAAGATAAATGGGGCGAGTGACGGGTCTCGAACCCGCGACCTCCAGAGCCACAATCTGGCGCTCTAACCAACTGAGCTACACCCGCCGCAGAGGCCGTGCGTATACGCCGCCCGGCCGTTCGCGTCAAGCCGCTGTCTTCGGACGCGACGGAATCGCGTCCGAGGCCGGATTGCCGATGGCGCAGTGAATTCAATGGTACTTATCCGCCCGCCCGATGCTATCCTTGATGGTAATGGTCGATCGGTATGTAGGCGGAGCGTGCGGAATGGCGACAGGGCCTAAAATGCCCCCCTCTCACCACCAAGGTGTTCGTCAGCTACCGCCACCGGGAAATGGCGTGGAGCGCTTGGGGGCACAAAGCGCTGGAAGGCGATCCCGGTTATCCGGGGGGCCCGCTCGGGCCACACGTGTCGTCACAAAAATTGCAACAAATCCGTGTCTACTACCCTGATCGGAAGCAGGAAAGACAGTTGTGAGCGTGATCTTCATCAGTCACTCCAGCGAGGACAATGCACGCGCGGTCTATATGCGCGATTGGCTGAGAGCGAACGGCTGGGACCAGATTTTTCTCGATCTCGATCCGGAGAGAGGTATCTCGGCTGGCCAGCGCTGGCATGATGAATTGACGCGAGCGGGCGCGTCCTGCACTGCTGTCATTCTATTAATTTCGCCGAACTGGCTGAGTTCAAGTTGGTGCGTGACAGAATTTCGTGTCGCAGATTTTCTTGGAAAAAACATATTCCCGGTAATAATAACCCCTTATCAAGAAAACAAGATCACAGAATCATTCAATAAATATCAGATTGCCGATATTTCCACGCCGGAAATGGAGGCCAAAGGCTTAGAAACACTGAAGATCGGGATGAAGCGCGCGGGCGTACATCCGGAGAGCTTCAACTGGCCACCGCAGAATGAGCCGCTGCGACCGGTCTATCGCGGCTTGCATGCGCTCGATGTGCAGGACGCCGCGATCTTCTTCGGCCGTGAAGCCGAGATCGCGCTTGGTCTCGATGAATTGCGCAAGATGCGGAACACGCCGGCCAAGCGGATGCTGAGCATCCTCGGGGCCTCGGGGGCGGGCAAGTCGTCGTTCCTGCGGGCCGGCCTCGTCGCCCGGCTGGCGCGCGACGAAACGAATTTCCTCGTCGCCCCGGTCGTTCGTCCTGAGCGCGCGGCCGTGTCGGGAGCGTATGGCCTCGCTGCCAGCATTTCCCGCCTTGCGGGGCGGAAGACGACCCTCGCAGGAGGGGGGCGAGAACTGGCCGACATTATTTCGGCAGTTCGCAACCGCGCTGCTGAACGCATTCACGCATTCGCGGCTGCCGGCAATGAAACCTACAATCAGAAACGATTGACGGTGGTTATCCCGATCGATCAGGCGGAGGAATTATTTACCGGAGACAATAAGGAACAGGCTGCCTTTTGTGAAATGCTGGAAGCCGCCGTACTTGAAGACCAGGACATCCTGGTCCTCAGCACTGTGCGAACCGACTCTTACGAGGCGGTGCAGAATGGGCTCATGCGCGATTCGCAGACGGCCTTCACTTTGCCACGGATTGCGCCCGGCATGCTTCACGTCGTCGTCGAAGGCCCCGCGCGTTTGGCGAAACCGCCGCTGAAGGTCGAGCCTGCCCTCATACAGCGCCTTCTGGAAGAGTTCGATGCCGCGGACGCCTTGCCGCTCGTCGCGTTCACATTGGAGCGTCTGCTGCGCCTGCATGGATCAGGCGGGGTGCTGACCCTTGCGGACTATGAGTATCTGGGCGGCCTTCAGGGATCCATGGAAGCGGCGATTGAAGAAGCTCTGGCCAAAGCCAGGGCCATCCCTGAATTGCCGAAATCGCGCATCGAACTGGAAGCTCTGCTGCGGCGGGCCTTTATTCCCTGGCTCGCAGGGATCAATCCGGAAACCCGCTCGCCCCGCCGGCGGGTCGCTGTGTTCGCAAGCCTGCCGGACGAAACGAAGCCGCTGGTCCGCCTGCTGGTCGATCAGCGCCTTCTTTACTCCGATAACCGCGGTCGCAATCCGCTCGAAGGCACCGTCGAACCCGCTCATGAAGCGCTGCTGCGACAATGGTTTTTGCTTCAACGCTGGCTTGATGAAGAACAGACCGCTTTGGCGGCACTGGAAAGCGTAAGGCGCGCAACACAGGATTGGCTGGACAACGGCGCCGCCGAAGCGGGCGTCGAATGGCTGCAGCATCGCGGACTGCGGCTGCTGGCGGCCGAAGAGGTGATGACGCGGCCCGATTTCTCCGCTGTTGCCGGGGCTCAGGCGGCGCGTTATGTGGCGATCTGCCGCCAAGCCGAGAATGAGGAGACCGCGCGCGAAGCCTCACGCCTCGAGGAAATACGCCAGCAGATCGAGCACAACAGACGCCTGCAGCGGCGCGGGTTTGCCCTGTTGATGGCCATGCTTGCCGTGCTGATGCTCGGCATTTTCGGGGTCCTGAGCACGACCCAGGGGCTCAACCAGCGGCGTTCCGACACATTGGCCGCGCTCGCCCGGAATGCCCTCAATGACGGCCATGCGGACCGGGCGGCAAGGTATGCGCTTGCCAGTATAAATGGTCACGATTCTCCGATCATCGGCTTCGACGCCTCGGCCGCGGAAGACATCCTTCGGTTACAACAGATGACCTCCGGTGCTCTCGCCGCCCTGCATCACCGGGACCAAGTCCGTTCCACCTATCTGACATCCGACAGTTCGATGATTCTTACCGCATCTTACGATCGCACGGTCGCCCTGTGGGACGCCCGCACGGGTGTAATGATGCGGCAGTTCGAGGGGCACACCGATAAGGTTGAGCAGGCCGTCTTCTCGCATGACGAGAAACTCGTAGCGTCAGTCTCGTTCGATGGCACGGCGCGTATCTGGCGCACCGATGGTGACGGGACGGCGCTTCATGTGCTGGACCACAATGAGGGCAGGCCTCGTCCCCTGCAGATTTTCCAGGCCACGTTCTCGCCCGATGGAGCATTGCTCGCGACCGGAACCGGTGATGGGAAAGTATGGGTTTGGGACGTCGCGAACGGAAAACTCGTATTTCGCTACGAAAATCATAGTCGGCGCATTTCCCAACTGTCGTTCAGGCGGGATGGCGCAAGCATTATTTCAGCTTCGGACGACGGTGAGGTCCATATCTGGGAACCGCGCAGTGGCGCTATGCTGATGCCTATTCCCCGTCCGCAGGAAGCGAACCGCGGCAACACGGTCTTTGCCGTCAGCGACGACGAGGAGATCCTCGCAGTCGGCTATCAAAATGGTTACATCAGTCTACTGAATCTGAAAACCGGCACCTTTGCCAATTTCCTCAAGCTGCCCGACGAATACATGCGTCAGCTGATTTTCGCCCCGAACGGGCGGCGGCTGCTGGTCGCGTCCGGCAAGGCGGTTCGTATGCTGGACGCCGAAACACGGCGGATCATTCGGGAATACAACCATGGTGGATCGGTGCGCGGCGCCGCCTTCTCCCCTGATGGCCGGCATATAGTCTCTGTCGGCGACAACAGAATAGCGCGGCTGTGGGATGCGGAGAGCGACGATCTCGTATTCGAATATGCAGGACACGAAAACAGCATATGGTCGGTTCACTTCGCTCGCGACGGCAAATCATTCGTTACCGCCAGCGCGGACGGGCAGTCCCGGCGCTGGCGGTCGGATTTCTTTCAGGGGGAGATGGTAAGAAAACTGTCCGGTCACCTGGCACGCGTCCGCTCCGTCGCATTTTCTCCGGACGGCCGATATGTAGCCACCGCCTCTTTCGAGGGTGAGAAGGTAGCCACCGCCTCTTTGAAGGGAGAGGATAAAGAAGGCTCGAACACGCGTGTATGGGACGCCGACAGCGGCGATCTATTGGCCGAGATTGCCACGGGCATAACCCAGTCCATTACGTTCTCACCCGACGGGCGATTGCTCGCGACCGCACTTGTCAACGATAACGAAGTCCGTCTCTGGAATTGGCGGAACTGCGGAAATCGCGAAAGCGACGATTGCCAGAATGGAGAGCCATTCATTCACCGCGCAAAGGTGATGGATGTCGAGTTTTCGCGCGACGGCAGCAAAATCATCACCGCCTCGCGCGACAACTCCGCCCAGATCTGGGACATCGATCAGCG
Encoded proteins:
- a CDS encoding NAD(P)H-hydrate dehydratase, whose amino-acid sequence is MSAALLTPAEMAEADRLTIAAGTPGTVLMENAGRAVFHAIVARYRPQTVAVLCGPGNNGGDGWVVARLLRDAGFDVRLASLAPAERLTGDAAAMARRWTGPVQAFTPEVLDGAGLIVDAVFGAGLARAIDGAVVGMIRAVRPGQAVVAVDLPSGISGETGAELGIAFTADLTVTFFRAKPGHWLYPGRARCGRLVVADIGIDAGCLDAIGPRHALNGPDLWGGAFPLLRTDGHKYDRGHTVVLAGGPLNTGAARLAARAALRCGSGLVTTVAGPEAALVVAAHQTACMVAALEGPADFARFLEDGRRNAVVVGPAAGLDEATFAAALAAVSSGAAAVLDADALTVMKGRAGEIFAARRGPLVLTPHDGEFARVFPALADLPSRAARAAAAARDSGAVVVLKGADSCIAAPDGRVAINGNAPPTLATAGSGDVLAGIVAGLMAQRMPAFEAAAAGVWLHGLAAQGAGRGMIADDLVERLPLALQHTENHLLGMGQAG
- a CDS encoding histidine phosphatase family protein, with translation MSAIAITLVRHGRQNAGFGADADPGLDPVGEEQARAMAGLIGPSDGRRLVVSPLRRARLTAAALEAAWGIAAEVEPRIAEVPTRGLSLAERGAWLRPFLQGRWSDQPNHLRAWRRGLHDYFAAVTAPGVFVTHFVVINALIGLVTDSDLVTPTMPDHCSINRFALDGGHLRLVETGAQARTVIG
- a CDS encoding CorA family divalent cation transporter: MVELARNPLVELPERRDGIVFAFHIVDGLGRRLVGWDAVDHAMADEAGFVWLHLDLSVRRAREWIALAPTIPEDLRHELGASDVRTRLEQYQGTIFGVFTDMLYDIDPDLTEISTVRIFGSGRLVVSARRHPSRTMDKLRRALYDGHRLRGPADLIATMLANLAETVEMAVVELIVSLDEIEDRLLEGRRSSAREDLGAVRRFAVRLHRHLALKRRAVFQVCARPPVFFSEEDGVDLREAIEQLGAVVDDLVSAQERAKLLYEEMAAQQAELANRNLLILSVLTAVFLPMTLVTGIFGMNVAGLPGLVNVHAFWWTMLGMAVVGLAAFFGLRRLNIF